A single region of the Streptomyces sp. NBC_00425 genome encodes:
- a CDS encoding phospho-sugar mutase has translation MHDDLLARAQAWLAEDPDPETRAELAELLEAGEATELADRFGGTLQFGTAGLRGELGAGPMRMNRSVVIRAAAGLAAYLAKNGQAGGTVVIGYDARHKSADFARDTAAVMTGAGFRAAVLPRPLPTPVLAFAIRRLGAVAGVEVTASHNPPRDNGYKVYLGDGSQIVPPADAGIAAEIDAIDSLDDVPRPEAGWETLDDAVLDAYLARTDAVLAQGSPRTARTVYTAMHGVGKDVLLAAFARAGFPEPVLVAEQAEPDPDFPTVAFPNPEEPGAMDLAFAAARAAAPDLIIANDPDADRCAVAVPHDGDWRMLRGDEVGSLLGAHLVRRGARGTFAESIVSSSLLGRIAEKAGLPYEETLTGFKWIARVDGLRYGYEEALGYCVDPEGVRDKDGITAALLVTELASELKEQGRTLVDLLDDLAVEHGLHATDQLSVRVQDLSVIARAMDRLRAAPPASLAGLAVTAAEDLTRGTDRLPPTDGLRYTLDGARIVVRPSGTEPKLKCYLEVVVPVAVHADLPAARSRATALLADLKRDLSAAAGI, from the coding sequence GTGCACGACGATCTCCTCGCCCGCGCCCAGGCCTGGCTCGCGGAGGATCCCGACCCCGAGACCCGCGCCGAGCTGGCCGAGCTCCTCGAAGCCGGGGAGGCCACCGAGCTCGCCGACCGCTTCGGCGGCACCCTCCAGTTCGGCACCGCCGGCCTGCGCGGCGAGCTGGGCGCCGGGCCCATGCGGATGAACCGGTCCGTGGTGATCCGCGCGGCGGCCGGTCTCGCCGCCTACCTCGCGAAGAACGGCCAGGCCGGCGGCACCGTCGTCATCGGCTACGACGCCCGCCACAAGTCCGCCGACTTCGCCCGCGACACCGCAGCCGTGATGACCGGCGCGGGATTCCGGGCGGCCGTGCTCCCCCGCCCCCTGCCCACGCCCGTCCTCGCCTTCGCCATAAGGCGGCTGGGCGCGGTCGCCGGGGTCGAGGTCACCGCCAGCCACAACCCGCCCCGCGACAACGGCTACAAGGTGTACCTGGGCGACGGCTCACAGATCGTGCCGCCCGCCGACGCGGGGATCGCGGCGGAGATCGACGCGATCGACTCGCTCGACGACGTCCCCCGTCCCGAGGCCGGCTGGGAGACGCTCGACGACGCCGTCCTCGACGCCTATCTGGCCCGCACGGACGCCGTCCTCGCCCAGGGATCCCCGCGCACGGCCCGCACCGTCTACACGGCGATGCACGGCGTGGGCAAGGACGTCCTGCTCGCCGCCTTCGCCCGGGCGGGCTTCCCGGAGCCGGTCCTCGTCGCCGAGCAGGCCGAGCCCGACCCGGACTTCCCGACCGTCGCCTTCCCCAACCCGGAAGAGCCCGGCGCGATGGACCTCGCCTTCGCCGCCGCCCGCGCGGCGGCCCCGGACCTGATCATCGCCAACGACCCGGACGCCGACCGCTGTGCGGTGGCCGTCCCGCACGACGGCGACTGGCGCATGCTGCGCGGCGACGAGGTCGGCTCCCTGCTGGGCGCCCACCTCGTCCGGCGCGGCGCGCGGGGCACGTTCGCCGAGTCGATCGTCTCCTCCTCCCTCCTCGGCCGCATCGCCGAGAAGGCGGGCCTGCCCTACGAGGAGACCCTCACCGGCTTCAAGTGGATCGCCCGCGTGGACGGCCTGCGCTACGGCTACGAGGAGGCCCTCGGCTACTGCGTGGACCCCGAGGGCGTCCGGGACAAGGACGGCATCACCGCCGCCCTGCTCGTCACGGAACTGGCCTCGGAGCTCAAGGAGCAGGGCCGCACCCTCGTGGACCTGCTGGACGACCTCGCCGTGGAGCACGGTCTGCACGCCACCGACCAGCTCTCGGTGCGGGTGCAGGACCTCTCCGTCATCGCCCGCGCGATGGACCGGCTGCGTGCGGCGCCCCCTGCCTCCCTCGCGGGCCTGGCCGTGACCGCGGCGGAGGACCTCACCCGGGGCACGGACCGGCTGCCGCCCACCGACGGCCTGCGCTACACGCTCGACGGCGCCAGGATCGTCGTCCGGCCCAGCGGCACCGAGCCGAAGCTGAAGTGCTACCTGGAGGTCGTCGTCCCGGTCGCCGTCCACGCCGACCTGCCGGCCGCCCGCAGCAGGGCGACCGCACTCCTGGCGGACCTCAAGCGGGACCTGTCGGCGGCAGCGGGCATCTGA
- a CDS encoding PH domain-containing protein, whose protein sequence is MTKDRVYRSSAGVATGAALLGLAAWLGVDAIVAGEGRTPWLALATLIIVVPLIIAFTLRPAVYAGPDRLRVRNPFRLIVLPWGQVATLRSGYSNEAIAVSGKKFQLWSIPVSLRERKRAARGKGGRPGRTGTAAADVPLRARGDRDVDELREVWEARQQEESAQGEVSVRWAWEILGPVAAGAVVLGILLAVG, encoded by the coding sequence GTGACGAAGGACCGGGTCTACCGCTCGTCCGCGGGCGTCGCCACCGGTGCTGCGCTGCTCGGGCTGGCCGCCTGGCTCGGCGTCGACGCGATCGTCGCGGGTGAGGGGCGCACGCCCTGGCTGGCGCTCGCGACGCTGATCATCGTCGTGCCGCTGATCATCGCCTTCACACTGCGGCCCGCCGTGTACGCGGGCCCGGACCGGCTGCGGGTGCGCAACCCGTTCCGGTTGATCGTGCTGCCCTGGGGGCAGGTCGCCACGCTGCGGTCGGGCTACTCCAACGAGGCGATCGCCGTGTCGGGGAAGAAGTTCCAGCTGTGGTCCATCCCCGTCTCGCTGCGGGAACGCAAGCGGGCGGCCCGGGGCAAGGGCGGCCGACCGGGCCGGACCGGCACGGCTGCCGCGGACGTTCCTCTGCGCGCCCGCGGCGACCGGGACGTGGACGAGCTGCGCGAGGTGTGGGAGGCGCGGCAGCAGGAGGAGAGCGCGCAGGGCGAGGTGTCCGTGCGCTGGGCCTGGGAGATCCTGGGCCCGGTCGCGGCGGGAGCCGTGGTGCTGGGGATTCTGCTGGCCGTGGGTTGA
- the deoC gene encoding deoxyribose-phosphate aldolase — protein MPTNAPTAAPALTDVTASDAALRRFLHGLPGVDAVGLEARAATLGTRSIKTTAKAYAIDLAISMVDLTTLEGADTPGKVRALGAKAVRPDPTDRTAPATAAVCVYPDMVAVAKEAVAGSAVKVASVATAFPAGRAALDVKLADVRDAVAAGADEVDMVIDRGAFLAGRYMKVYDEIVAVRETCGTAARLKVIFETGELSTYDNIRRASWLGMLAGADFIKTSTGKVAVNATPANTLLMLEAVRDFRAQTGVQVGVKPAGGIRTSKDAIKFLVLVNETAGEDWLDNHWFRFGASSLLNDLLMQRQKLATGRYSGPDYVTVD, from the coding sequence ATGCCCACCAATGCACCCACCGCAGCCCCGGCGCTCACCGACGTGACCGCGTCCGACGCCGCGTTGCGCCGCTTCCTCCACGGGCTGCCCGGCGTCGACGCGGTCGGCCTGGAGGCGCGCGCCGCCACGCTCGGCACCCGTTCCATCAAGACGACCGCCAAGGCGTACGCCATCGACCTCGCCATCTCGATGGTCGACCTGACGACGCTGGAAGGCGCGGACACCCCGGGCAAGGTCCGGGCGCTCGGCGCGAAGGCGGTCCGTCCCGACCCGACCGACCGGACGGCCCCCGCCACGGCCGCGGTCTGCGTCTATCCCGACATGGTGGCCGTCGCCAAGGAGGCCGTCGCGGGCTCCGCCGTGAAGGTCGCCTCGGTCGCCACCGCCTTCCCGGCCGGCCGCGCCGCCCTCGACGTGAAGCTGGCCGACGTCCGTGACGCGGTCGCCGCCGGCGCCGACGAGGTGGACATGGTCATCGACCGCGGCGCGTTCCTGGCGGGCCGGTACATGAAGGTCTACGACGAGATCGTCGCCGTCCGCGAGACCTGTGGGACGGCCGCCCGTCTCAAGGTCATCTTCGAGACCGGCGAGCTGTCGACGTACGACAACATCCGGCGGGCGAGCTGGCTCGGCATGCTGGCCGGGGCGGACTTCATCAAGACGTCCACCGGCAAGGTCGCCGTCAACGCCACCCCCGCCAACACCCTGCTCATGCTGGAAGCCGTCCGCGACTTCCGCGCCCAGACCGGCGTCCAGGTCGGCGTGAAGCCGGCCGGCGGCATCCGCACCAGCAAGGACGCGATCAAGTTCCTGGTCCTGGTCAACGAGACCGCGGGCGAGGACTGGCTGGACAACCACTGGTTCCGCTTCGGCGCCTCCTCGCTCCTCAACGATCTGCTGATGCAGCGCCAGAAGCTGGCCACCGGCCGCTACTCCGGCCCCGACTACGTGACGGTGGACTGA
- a CDS encoding aldehyde dehydrogenase family protein, whose translation MTSAFEYAPAPESRSVVDIAPSYGLFIDGEFTDAADGKVFKTVSPSSEEVLSEIAQASEADVDRAVKAARRAFGAWSALPGAERAKYLFRIARIIQERSRELAVLETLDNGKPIRETRDADLPLVAAHFFYYAGWADKLDHAGFGSSPKPLGVAGQVIPWNFPLLMLAWKIAPALATGNTVVLKPAETTPLSALFFADVCRQAGLPRGVVNILPGYGDAGAALVAHPDVNKVAFTGSTAVGKAIAKTVAGTRKKLTLELGGKGANIVFDDAPIDQAVEGIVNGIFFNQGQVCCAGSRLLVQESIQEELLESLKRRLSTLRLGDPLDKNTDIGAINSEEQLTRITSLVEQGEAEGAERWSPACELPDAGYWFAPTLFTNVTQAHTVARDEIFGPVLSVLTFRTPDEAVAKANNTPYGLSAGVWTEKGSRILAVANKLRAGVVWSNTFNKFDPTSPFGGYKESGFGREGGRHGLEAYLDV comes from the coding sequence CTGACTTCCGCATTCGAGTACGCACCGGCGCCCGAGTCCCGCTCGGTCGTCGACATCGCCCCCTCCTACGGCCTGTTCATCGACGGCGAGTTCACCGACGCCGCCGACGGCAAGGTGTTCAAGACCGTCTCGCCGTCCTCCGAGGAGGTCCTCTCCGAGATCGCCCAGGCGAGCGAGGCGGACGTGGACCGCGCCGTGAAGGCCGCCCGCAGGGCCTTCGGCGCCTGGTCGGCGCTCCCCGGCGCCGAGCGGGCTAAGTACCTGTTCCGCATCGCCCGGATCATCCAGGAGCGCAGCCGCGAACTGGCCGTCCTGGAGACGCTGGACAACGGCAAGCCGATCCGGGAGACGCGTGACGCCGACCTCCCGCTGGTCGCCGCGCACTTCTTCTACTACGCGGGCTGGGCCGACAAGCTCGACCACGCCGGGTTCGGGTCCTCGCCGAAGCCGCTGGGCGTGGCCGGCCAGGTCATCCCGTGGAACTTCCCCCTGCTGATGCTGGCGTGGAAGATCGCCCCGGCGCTCGCCACCGGCAACACGGTCGTCCTGAAGCCGGCCGAGACGACGCCGCTGTCCGCCCTGTTCTTCGCGGACGTCTGCCGTCAGGCGGGTCTGCCCAGGGGCGTCGTCAACATCCTGCCGGGGTACGGCGACGCGGGTGCGGCGCTCGTCGCCCACCCCGACGTGAACAAGGTGGCCTTCACCGGTTCCACGGCCGTCGGCAAGGCCATCGCGAAGACGGTCGCGGGGACCCGCAAGAAGCTCACGCTGGAGCTGGGCGGCAAGGGCGCCAACATCGTCTTCGACGACGCGCCGATCGACCAGGCCGTCGAGGGCATCGTCAACGGCATCTTCTTCAACCAGGGCCAGGTCTGCTGCGCGGGCTCCCGTCTCCTCGTCCAGGAGTCGATCCAGGAGGAGCTGCTGGAGTCCCTCAAGCGCCGGCTGTCGACGCTGCGCCTCGGCGATCCGCTGGACAAGAACACCGACATCGGCGCGATCAACTCCGAGGAGCAGCTGACCCGTATCACCTCGCTCGTCGAGCAGGGCGAGGCCGAGGGCGCGGAGCGCTGGTCCCCGGCCTGTGAACTGCCGGACGCGGGCTACTGGTTCGCGCCGACGCTCTTCACGAACGTCACCCAGGCCCACACCGTCGCCCGGGACGAGATCTTCGGCCCCGTCCTGTCGGTCCTCACCTTCCGCACTCCGGACGAGGCCGTCGCCAAGGCCAACAACACGCCGTACGGCCTGTCGGCGGGCGTCTGGACGGAGAAGGGCTCCCGCATCCTCGCGGTGGCGAACAAGCTCCGGGCCGGCGTCGTCTGGTCCAACACGTTCAACAAGTTCGACCCGACCTCGCCGTTCGGCGGGTACAAGGAGTCGGGCTTCGGCCGCGAGGGCGGCCGCCACGGCCTGGAGGCGTACCTCGATGTCTGA
- a CDS encoding aldehyde dehydrogenase family protein — MSDKSEKTEQPRLSVFKTYKLYVGGKFPRSESGRVYEVTDAQGRWLANAPQSSRKDARDAVVAARKAFGGWAGATAYNRGQILYRVAEMLEGRRGQFAREVADAEGLSKTRAASVVDATIDRWVWYAGWTDKIAQVVGGGNPVAGPYFNLSSPEPTGVVTVLAPQDSSFLGLVSVVAPVIATGNTAVVIASERSPLPALSLGEVLATSDLPGGVVNVLSGRTAEIAAPLASHQDVNAIDLAGADEALAKELEIAAADNLKRVLRPQPVDDWAATPGIDRMTAFLETKTVWHPTGSLGASGSSY; from the coding sequence ATGTCTGACAAGTCCGAGAAGACCGAGCAGCCGCGTCTGAGCGTCTTCAAGACCTACAAGCTGTACGTCGGCGGGAAGTTCCCGCGTTCGGAGAGCGGCCGGGTGTACGAGGTGACCGACGCACAGGGCAGGTGGCTGGCCAACGCGCCGCAGTCGTCCCGCAAGGACGCGCGTGACGCGGTGGTCGCCGCGCGCAAGGCGTTCGGCGGCTGGGCCGGGGCCACGGCGTACAACCGGGGCCAGATCCTCTACCGCGTCGCGGAGATGCTGGAGGGCCGCCGGGGGCAGTTCGCCCGCGAGGTCGCCGACGCCGAGGGTCTGTCGAAGACCAGGGCTGCCTCCGTGGTGGACGCGACGATCGACCGCTGGGTCTGGTACGCGGGCTGGACCGACAAGATCGCCCAGGTGGTGGGCGGCGGGAACCCGGTCGCGGGACCGTACTTCAACCTCTCCTCGCCGGAGCCGACGGGCGTCGTGACCGTCCTCGCGCCGCAGGACTCGTCCTTCCTGGGTCTGGTCTCGGTCGTCGCCCCGGTGATCGCCACCGGCAACACGGCCGTGGTGATCGCGAGCGAGCGGTCGCCGCTGCCGGCGCTGTCGCTCGGCGAGGTGTTGGCCACCTCCGACCTGCCCGGCGGCGTCGTCAACGTCCTCTCCGGCCGCACCGCGGAGATCGCGGCGCCGCTGGCGTCCCACCAGGACGTCAACGCGATCGACCTCGCGGGCGCCGACGAGGCGCTGGCGAAGGAGCTGGAGATCGCCGCGGCCGACAACCTCAAGCGCGTTCTTCGTCCACAGCCTGTGGACGACTGGGCGGCGACTCCCGGCATCGACCGTATGACGGCCTTCCTGGAGACGAAGACCGTCTGGCACCCCACGGGCTCGCTGGGCGCGTCCGGCTCGTCGTACTGA
- a CDS encoding uridine kinase — MTRASKPTRGVVDGRGDASHWCPVTPPPPIPTRVVLLCGPSGSGKSLLAARSGLPVLRLDDFYKEGDDPTLPSVAGSSDIDWDHPDSWDADAAVAAIVDLCGTGRTHVPVYDLSLSARTGEEAVEIGRTPLFIAEGIFAAEIVVRCRELGVLADALCLSRGPVKTFRRRFLRDLKEGRKSVPFLLRRGWRLMRAERSIVARQTGLGAHACDRDEAMGRLAAAAAGRRAATTRTAA; from the coding sequence GTGACGCGCGCATCAAAGCCGACCCGCGGGGTCGTTGACGGACGGGGGGATGCCTCACACTGGTGTCCCGTGACGCCCCCTCCGCCCATACCGACGCGAGTCGTGCTGCTCTGCGGCCCTTCCGGCTCCGGCAAGTCCCTGCTCGCCGCCCGCTCCGGCCTGCCTGTGCTGCGGCTCGACGACTTCTACAAGGAGGGCGACGACCCGACGCTGCCGTCGGTCGCCGGGAGCTCCGACATCGACTGGGACCACCCCGACTCGTGGGACGCGGACGCCGCCGTCGCCGCGATCGTGGACCTGTGCGGGACCGGACGCACACATGTTCCCGTCTACGACCTCTCGCTCAGCGCGCGCACCGGCGAGGAGGCGGTCGAGATCGGGCGGACCCCGCTGTTCATCGCCGAGGGCATCTTCGCCGCCGAGATCGTCGTCCGCTGCCGGGAGCTGGGCGTCCTGGCGGACGCGCTGTGCCTGAGCCGCGGTCCGGTGAAGACCTTCCGCCGCCGCTTCCTGCGCGATCTGAAGGAGGGCCGCAAGTCGGTGCCCTTCCTTCTGCGGCGCGGCTGGCGTCTGATGCGCGCCGAACGCTCCATCGTGGCCCGGCAGACCGGGCTGGGCGCGCACGCCTGCGACCGCGACGAGGCGATGGGCCGCCTGGCCGCCGCAGCCGCGGGCCGCCGCGCCGCCACCACGCGAACCGCCGCCTAG
- a CDS encoding SigE family RNA polymerase sigma factor, translating to MNTLHGMSTNAVAVVTRLHDVNRGSEKSGAVSGRGCARGAGRQHTGFMTVVDTGEQAAHGGAAYGEDSGERRSLTEAEFTAYVQERRASLYATAYHLTGDRFEAEDLLQSALFSTYRAWERISDKAAVGGYLRRTMTNLHISAWRRRKLNEYPTEELPETPGDTDAMRGTELRAVLWQALARLPELQRTMLVLRYYEGRTDPEIAEILDISVGTVKSSIWRSLRRLREDEVLSFGRDEEDAFGELVA from the coding sequence ATGAACACGCTGCACGGTATGAGCACCAACGCAGTCGCAGTCGTCACGCGTCTGCACGACGTGAACCGGGGTTCCGAGAAGTCTGGCGCAGTGAGCGGGCGGGGGTGCGCTCGCGGCGCCGGACGTCAGCACACCGGGTTCATGACGGTGGTCGACACGGGGGAACAGGCGGCTCACGGGGGAGCCGCGTACGGGGAGGACTCGGGGGAGCGTCGCTCCCTGACGGAGGCGGAGTTCACCGCCTACGTCCAGGAGCGCCGCGCCTCCCTGTACGCCACCGCCTACCACCTCACCGGTGACCGCTTCGAGGCCGAGGACCTGCTGCAGAGCGCGCTGTTCTCGACCTACCGGGCCTGGGAGCGGATCAGCGACAAGGCCGCGGTCGGCGGATACCTCCGCCGGACGATGACCAACCTGCACATCAGCGCGTGGCGCCGCCGCAAGCTGAACGAGTACCCGACCGAGGAACTGCCGGAGACGCCCGGCGACACGGACGCGATGCGCGGCACCGAGCTGCGCGCCGTCCTGTGGCAGGCGCTGGCCCGGCTGCCCGAACTCCAGCGGACGATGCTGGTCCTTCGCTACTACGAGGGCCGCACCGACCCGGAGATCGCGGAGATCCTCGACATCAGTGTCGGCACGGTGAAGTCGAGCATCTGGCGGTCGCTCCGCCGGCTGCGCGAGGACGAGGTCCTCAGCTTCGGCCGTGACGAGGAGGACGCCTTCGGGGAGCTGGTCGCCTGA
- the afsQ1 gene encoding two-component system response regulator AfsQ1, whose protein sequence is MPSLLLIEDDDAIRTALELSLTRQGHRVATAASGEDGLKLLREQRPDLIVLDVMLPGIDGFEVCRRIRRTDQLPIILLTARSDDIDVVVGLESGADDYVVKPIQGRVLDARIRAVLRRGERESSDAATFGSLVIDRAAMTVTKNGEDLQLTPTELRLLLELSRRPGQALSRQQLLRLVWEHDYLGDSRLVDACVQRLRAKVEDVPSSPVLIRTVRGVGYRLDAPQ, encoded by the coding sequence GTGCCTTCCCTGTTGCTGATCGAGGACGACGACGCCATCCGTACGGCCCTGGAGCTCTCACTGACGCGCCAGGGGCACCGGGTGGCGACCGCTGCGAGCGGTGAGGACGGTCTGAAGCTGCTGCGCGAGCAGCGGCCGGACCTGATCGTGCTGGACGTGATGCTGCCCGGCATCGACGGTTTCGAGGTGTGCCGTCGCATCCGGCGCACCGACCAGCTGCCGATCATCCTGCTCACCGCGCGCAGTGACGACATCGACGTGGTCGTCGGGCTGGAGTCCGGCGCCGACGACTACGTCGTCAAGCCCATCCAGGGCCGGGTGCTGGACGCCCGGATCCGGGCCGTGCTGCGGCGCGGCGAGCGCGAGTCGAGCGACGCGGCGACCTTCGGCAGCCTCGTCATCGACCGTGCCGCGATGACGGTGACGAAGAACGGCGAGGATCTGCAGCTCACGCCGACCGAGCTGCGGCTGCTGCTCGAACTGAGCCGTCGGCCGGGACAGGCGCTGTCGCGGCAGCAGTTGCTGCGGCTGGTGTGGGAGCACGACTACCTGGGCGACTCCCGGCTGGTGGACGCCTGTGTCCAGCGGCTGCGGGCCAAGGTGGAGGACGTGCCGTCCTCCCCGGTCCTGATCCGCACCGTGCGCGGCGTCGGCTACCGCCTGGACGCCCCTCAGTGA